The following proteins are co-located in the Rhodococcus opacus B4 genome:
- a CDS encoding enoyl-CoA hydratase/isomerase family protein, with protein sequence MKTYDEFPTLAIDRPSDGLLRIVLDGPDLHAVGADMHRELADVWAAIARDESVRAVLIRGAGDRAFSAGGSFDLIDAMVKDWDTRTRVMNEARDLVRNIIECPAPIVSAINGPAVGAGLVAALLADVSVAGRRAKIVDGHVRIGVAAGDHAAICWPLLCGMAKAKYHLLTNEVLTGEEAERIGMVSVCVDDDAVQTRALQIAENLARGSRSALRFTKHALNNWYRQAMPLFDASLGLEFYGFGGPDVTEGIASHRDKREPRFT encoded by the coding sequence GTGAAGACGTATGACGAGTTCCCGACGTTGGCGATCGATCGTCCGTCGGATGGGTTGCTGCGGATCGTGCTCGATGGGCCGGATCTGCATGCGGTCGGTGCGGACATGCACCGCGAGCTGGCGGACGTGTGGGCGGCGATCGCCCGGGACGAGTCGGTGCGTGCGGTGCTGATACGCGGTGCCGGCGACCGCGCGTTCTCCGCGGGCGGCAGCTTCGACCTCATCGACGCGATGGTCAAGGACTGGGACACCCGCACCCGCGTCATGAACGAGGCCCGCGATCTGGTCCGCAACATCATCGAATGCCCGGCCCCGATCGTCTCCGCGATCAACGGCCCCGCCGTCGGGGCCGGACTGGTCGCCGCCCTGCTAGCGGATGTGTCGGTGGCCGGTCGGCGGGCGAAGATCGTCGACGGGCACGTGCGGATCGGGGTGGCCGCCGGCGATCACGCCGCGATCTGCTGGCCGCTGCTGTGCGGGATGGCCAAGGCGAAATATCATCTGCTCACCAACGAGGTCCTCACCGGCGAGGAGGCCGAACGGATCGGGATGGTCTCGGTCTGCGTGGACGACGACGCCGTGCAGACACGTGCCCTGCAGATCGCCGAGAACCTCGCACGCGGATCCCGCAGCGCACTGCGGTTCACCAAGCACGCCCTGAACAACTGGTACCGGCAGGCGATGCCGCTCTTCGACGCCTCCCTCGGCCTCGAGTTCTATGGCTTCGGCGGCCCGGACGTGACCGAAGGTATTGCCTCGCACCGCGACAAACGTGAGCCGAGGTTCACATGA
- a CDS encoding acetyl-CoA hydrolase/transferase family protein, with product MSFRQQGQCDQQEHFPSHTPAEGLPQVGRRAELNIADYLLPGDTVVIGQAAAEPPELVARLIEAAGECERLTAVCGYSLSDAWGRVTAGRPRVVGYAAHGPLRPLAANGLMDVMPCHYSQLEQHVVSGRIPASVVLLQLPPADADGYHSVGASVDYVALAAQSARVVLAEINENLPSTRGQWRLHRSQITASIATDRPVVGTPSRPPSTAERILSRNVASMIPDGATIQLGIGTLADAIATELLAHQRLRVHSGLVGNWLLDLHDAGALDTAEGACVTGMALGDPALYSFVHDSDAIQFVPISKLLSATAVAECNPYVAVNSALEVDLLGQVNSEVIKGRYVGAVGSQVDTFRATRLAKSGLAIVAMAATSPSGDTSQVVGRLSGPVTSLQSDIDLVVTEFGIADLRATTLRERAERLIAVAAPEHRATLRSTLPS from the coding sequence ATGAGTTTCCGACAACAGGGTCAGTGTGACCAGCAGGAACATTTCCCCTCACACACCCCCGCCGAGGGCCTGCCTCAGGTAGGACGTAGGGCAGAACTGAACATCGCCGACTACCTCCTGCCCGGCGACACCGTGGTGATCGGTCAGGCAGCGGCGGAACCTCCGGAACTCGTCGCCCGGCTCATCGAGGCGGCGGGTGAGTGTGAGCGACTGACGGCGGTGTGCGGCTATTCGCTCAGCGATGCGTGGGGGAGGGTCACCGCCGGTCGGCCGCGGGTTGTCGGATATGCAGCGCACGGCCCTTTGCGGCCGCTGGCGGCCAACGGGCTGATGGACGTCATGCCATGCCACTACAGCCAGCTCGAACAGCACGTGGTCAGCGGTCGAATCCCGGCCTCTGTCGTCCTGCTGCAGCTGCCGCCTGCCGACGCGGACGGGTATCACAGTGTGGGCGCCTCCGTGGACTATGTGGCTCTCGCAGCGCAGTCGGCCCGGGTGGTTCTCGCGGAGATCAATGAGAACCTGCCGTCGACGCGTGGGCAATGGCGGCTGCATCGCTCGCAGATCACGGCATCGATAGCCACCGACCGTCCCGTCGTGGGCACTCCGTCCCGGCCGCCGTCTACGGCCGAGCGGATTCTGTCCCGCAACGTCGCGTCCATGATCCCCGACGGTGCAACGATCCAGCTCGGGATCGGCACGTTGGCAGACGCGATCGCGACCGAACTCCTTGCCCACCAACGACTGCGGGTGCACTCGGGCCTGGTCGGCAACTGGCTGCTCGACCTGCACGACGCTGGTGCCCTGGACACCGCGGAAGGGGCCTGCGTGACAGGGATGGCTCTGGGAGACCCAGCGCTGTATTCGTTCGTCCACGACTCCGACGCGATCCAGTTCGTGCCGATAAGCAAGCTTCTGTCGGCGACGGCAGTGGCAGAGTGCAACCCCTATGTCGCGGTCAACTCGGCGCTGGAGGTCGATCTCCTCGGCCAGGTCAACTCCGAGGTGATCAAGGGGCGCTACGTCGGTGCCGTGGGCAGCCAGGTGGATACCTTTCGCGCCACCCGTCTTGCAAAGTCCGGTCTCGCCATCGTCGCGATGGCGGCCACTAGTCCGTCCGGGGACACCAGCCAGGTCGTCGGCAGACTCAGTGGGCCGGTGACCTCGCTGCAGAGCGACATCGATCTCGTCGTAACGGAATTCGGCATCGCCGATCTCCGTGCGACAACTCTCCGTGAGCGCGCGGAACGCCTCATCGCGGTTGCTGCACCGGAACATCGCGCTACGTTGAGATCGACTCTCCCATCCTGA
- a CDS encoding MFS transporter, whose amino-acid sequence MPQPGDAPGQAIPPTPMKRIGPAVVIGTALEWFDFFLYSSMAALVFGQVFFPSGNSAGSTLAAFATFAVGFLARPLGGVVFGIMGDKIGRKTVLSLSLLIMGGASGLIGLLPSYATIGVAAPVLLVILRVIQGFGAGAEFGSAIAVSYEHAGAKTRGRYTSLPALGVQIGLLAASLSVTAVTSFGDEFLYSWGWRIPFIASFVLVGVGYWIRRNMPETPEFERVAAARPQRRSRKIFGDLLRSDWRGLLVVAAVYAGYAAISYTFKTFSLSYLSEFQDVPANVGSFGVALASAVAIAVVPLVGRLCDRVDIRRIMLFAAVSVLLIAFPMFWVLDTGKPVFVWAILILGTGILAPIMIVASSPFMAQQFPTDVRASGLGAGREVSGAIAGGLAPLAALTIVTLSPGHATWGVSLLLMGCALLVVVGVLFDQKNRVLLRSSGTNSSPESSTETASERV is encoded by the coding sequence ATGCCGCAGCCAGGAGACGCTCCCGGACAGGCGATACCGCCAACACCCATGAAGAGAATCGGCCCGGCCGTCGTGATCGGCACCGCGCTGGAGTGGTTCGACTTCTTCCTCTATTCGTCCATGGCAGCGCTGGTTTTCGGGCAGGTGTTCTTCCCATCGGGCAACTCCGCCGGGAGCACCTTGGCTGCATTCGCCACGTTCGCCGTCGGGTTCTTGGCCCGTCCGCTCGGTGGGGTCGTATTCGGCATCATGGGCGACAAGATCGGTCGCAAGACTGTGCTCTCGCTCAGCCTCTTGATCATGGGAGGAGCCTCGGGTCTGATCGGGTTGTTGCCCTCCTACGCAACGATCGGAGTCGCCGCACCGGTCCTCTTGGTGATTCTTCGGGTGATTCAAGGATTCGGTGCGGGCGCCGAGTTCGGGAGCGCCATCGCCGTGTCCTACGAGCATGCCGGTGCGAAGACTCGGGGCCGCTACACCTCGCTTCCTGCGCTCGGTGTCCAGATCGGACTGCTGGCCGCCTCATTGTCGGTTACCGCAGTCACCAGCTTCGGCGACGAGTTCCTGTACAGCTGGGGCTGGCGAATCCCTTTCATTGCCAGCTTCGTGCTCGTCGGAGTCGGTTATTGGATACGTCGTAACATGCCGGAGACCCCGGAATTCGAGCGTGTTGCAGCAGCTCGACCCCAACGTAGGAGCCGCAAAATCTTCGGTGATCTACTGCGATCCGATTGGCGTGGGCTGTTGGTTGTTGCGGCAGTGTATGCGGGCTACGCGGCGATTTCCTACACGTTCAAGACGTTCTCGCTCTCCTACCTCAGTGAGTTCCAGGATGTGCCGGCGAACGTGGGGTCGTTCGGCGTCGCATTGGCCAGCGCGGTGGCAATTGCCGTGGTGCCCCTGGTGGGCAGGCTGTGTGACCGGGTCGATATCCGGCGGATCATGCTGTTCGCTGCTGTCAGCGTTCTGTTGATTGCATTCCCGATGTTCTGGGTGCTCGATACCGGAAAGCCGGTATTCGTCTGGGCTATTTTGATTCTCGGCACCGGAATCCTGGCCCCGATCATGATCGTGGCGTCGAGTCCTTTCATGGCGCAGCAATTCCCCACCGACGTGCGAGCCTCGGGTCTCGGGGCCGGACGCGAGGTCAGTGGTGCCATCGCGGGCGGTCTCGCCCCGCTGGCGGCCTTGACGATCGTCACCCTCTCCCCCGGACACGCCACCTGGGGTGTCTCCCTCCTCCTGATGGGATGTGCGCTCCTCGTCGTTGTCGGTGTCCTGTTCGACCAGAAGAACCGCGTGCTGCTGCGAAGCAGTGGTACGAACTCGAGCCCTGAGAGCTCCACCGAAACGGCCAGTGAACGGGTTTGA
- a CDS encoding CaiB/BaiF CoA transferase family protein — MGPLNGMKVVEIGSIGPGPWCAMMLSDMGAEVLRIDRADHVGAQPDGARAIDFVNRRGRRSIAVDLKNPDGAEVVLRLVEQADALIEGSRPGVAERLGIGPEECLARNPRLVYGRMTGWGQEGPLAQVPGHDINYLALSGMLHAIGPEGRPVPPLNLVGDFGGGGMLLAFGIVAGVLEASRSGKGQVVDAAMVDGASLLGSMFHGLRQIDAWHDRRESNRLDGGAPFYGTYETSDGLWVAVAGNEPKFYAVLVEALGLSLDELPDQMDQSGWADTRKRFAEIFRTRTRQEWVTRLQALETCFSPVLTLDEALEHEHAVARSAFVPLDGVLQAAPAPRFGRTPGQVTLPAARPGEHTDEALRDWGFDANEIANLATKNAIEQLRGSQ; from the coding sequence ATGGGACCGCTGAACGGGATGAAGGTCGTCGAGATCGGATCAATCGGTCCCGGCCCCTGGTGCGCGATGATGCTGAGCGACATGGGCGCGGAGGTCCTGCGCATCGACCGTGCCGACCACGTCGGTGCGCAGCCCGACGGTGCGCGTGCGATCGACTTCGTCAACCGGCGCGGGCGGCGCTCGATCGCCGTCGACCTGAAGAACCCGGACGGGGCCGAAGTCGTTCTTCGGCTGGTCGAACAGGCCGACGCCCTGATCGAGGGCAGCCGGCCCGGGGTCGCCGAACGCCTGGGCATCGGCCCCGAGGAGTGCCTGGCCCGGAATCCGCGCCTGGTGTACGGGCGGATGACCGGGTGGGGTCAGGAGGGCCCGCTGGCCCAGGTACCCGGACACGACATCAACTACCTCGCTCTGAGCGGAATGCTGCACGCCATCGGCCCGGAGGGCCGTCCGGTCCCGCCACTCAACCTCGTCGGCGACTTCGGCGGCGGCGGGATGCTGCTGGCGTTCGGGATCGTCGCGGGCGTGCTCGAGGCCTCCCGCTCGGGGAAGGGTCAGGTCGTCGACGCGGCCATGGTGGACGGCGCCTCGCTGCTGGGGTCGATGTTCCACGGGCTGCGGCAGATCGATGCGTGGCACGACCGCCGCGAGTCCAACCGGCTCGACGGGGGCGCGCCGTTCTACGGCACCTACGAGACCTCGGACGGCCTGTGGGTGGCGGTGGCCGGAAACGAGCCGAAGTTCTACGCGGTGCTGGTCGAGGCCCTCGGCCTGTCCCTGGACGAACTGCCGGATCAGATGGATCAGAGCGGTTGGGCGGACACCCGCAAGCGGTTCGCCGAGATTTTCCGGACCCGGACCCGCCAGGAATGGGTGACGAGGCTGCAGGCGCTGGAGACTTGTTTCTCCCCGGTCCTGACCCTCGACGAGGCACTCGAACACGAGCACGCCGTCGCTCGCTCGGCATTCGTCCCGCTAGACGGCGTGCTGCAGGCGGCGCCGGCGCCGCGCTTCGGGCGCACCCCAGGACAGGTCACCCTCCCGGCAGCACGGCCCGGGGAGCACACCGACGAGGCCCTGCGCGACTGGGGATTCGACGCGAACGAGATCGCGAATCTGGCGACGAAGAACGCGATCGAGCAGTTACGGGGTTCGCAATGA
- a CDS encoding SDR family NAD(P)-dependent oxidoreductase: protein MKEHELAGKAALISGGTGGVGLEAGIRLARAGASVTVTGRTPERGEDALARLKAVSDDVHFEAADSGDAGSIGAAVDRAAARSGGALDIVISAGAEGQPGAKPFAEMTPDEIQAAFNSRLYPRLFPVHAAIPALRARGGSIVMLSTDAARHPTPGESVMGAAGAAYILMTKVFAREFARWQIRVNSVAMTLTSGTPSWDRIFSNKNFQQKLFAKAAERFPQGRPPTVDEVADVVAFLVSDEAGQINGQTVSVNGGLSFGGW, encoded by the coding sequence ATGAAGGAACATGAATTGGCGGGCAAAGCGGCCCTCATCAGCGGGGGTACCGGCGGCGTGGGGCTGGAGGCCGGCATCCGGCTGGCGCGCGCGGGTGCAAGCGTCACCGTGACCGGTCGCACCCCCGAACGTGGAGAGGATGCGCTCGCTCGTCTGAAGGCGGTATCCGACGACGTCCACTTCGAGGCCGCCGACTCCGGAGACGCCGGCAGTATCGGCGCGGCCGTCGACCGGGCCGCCGCGCGGAGCGGTGGCGCTCTCGACATCGTCATCAGTGCCGGGGCCGAGGGGCAGCCCGGCGCGAAACCGTTCGCGGAGATGACCCCGGACGAGATCCAGGCGGCGTTCAACTCGCGCCTGTACCCACGGCTCTTCCCGGTCCACGCCGCGATTCCGGCACTGCGCGCCCGGGGTGGCTCGATCGTCATGCTCTCGACCGACGCCGCACGACACCCGACGCCGGGGGAATCTGTGATGGGCGCGGCAGGTGCCGCATACATCCTGATGACCAAAGTATTCGCCAGGGAGTTTGCCCGCTGGCAGATCCGGGTGAACAGCGTCGCCATGACACTCACGTCCGGCACGCCGTCCTGGGATCGCATCTTCTCGAACAAGAACTTTCAGCAGAAGCTGTTCGCCAAGGCAGCCGAACGGTTCCCGCAGGGGAGGCCTCCGACCGTCGACGAGGTCGCCGACGTTGTCGCATTCCTGGTCTCCGACGAAGCCGGGCAGATCAATGGGCAGACGGTAAGTGTCAACGGCGGGTTGTCCTTCGGCGGCTGGTGA
- a CDS encoding MaoC family dehydratase, whose translation MPGLYFEELEPGLVIDHPTRRTVTETDNVLFSTMTLNLAPLHLDAEYSKGSIYGQRLVNSLFILGLVSGISVPETTQGTTLGNLGYEDVKFPKPVFHGDTIRVRTEILEKRESKSRNDSGIVQFRHYGINQRDEVVCECRRAGLMLKRTATESVTA comes from the coding sequence ATGCCCGGTCTGTACTTTGAAGAGCTCGAGCCGGGTTTGGTCATCGACCACCCGACCCGCCGCACCGTGACTGAGACGGACAACGTCTTGTTCAGCACGATGACGTTGAACCTGGCGCCGCTGCATCTGGACGCGGAATACAGTAAGGGTTCGATCTACGGGCAGCGTCTGGTCAACAGCCTGTTCATCCTCGGCCTGGTGTCGGGTATCTCGGTGCCCGAGACCACGCAGGGCACCACGTTGGGCAACCTCGGCTACGAGGACGTCAAGTTCCCCAAGCCGGTGTTCCACGGCGACACCATCCGGGTGCGCACCGAGATCCTCGAGAAGCGGGAGTCGAAGAGCCGTAACGATTCCGGCATCGTTCAGTTCCGTCATTACGGCATCAACCAACGTGACGAGGTCGTGTGTGAGTGCCGCCGCGCCGGGTTGATGCTCAAGCGCACCGCGACCGAATCGGTTACCGCCTAA
- a CDS encoding CaiB/BaiF CoA transferase family protein — protein MSGPLDGITVLGLEQAIAAPLCTRHLADLGARVIKIEQPGVGDSTRHYDQAVRGLAAHFVWLNHGKESAALDLTAPADHDVLHELLERADVIVSNLAPGALGRLGLGVDALARRYPRLIIVDISGYGRGGPLDHKRAYDLLIQAEAGSCTITGLPGQPAKPGIPIADIGTALYAYSAILAALYERERTGRGAVIPIAMLDVVAEMMGFALNQVIHGGAEPEPVGMGSPMVAPYGAYPTADGRTVVLGTTSDREWRRLAADLLGRPDLAEDPRYARNDDRVRERTALDAIVAAWCAQRTLAEIQQAADAAGIGNARLNGVRGLAEHPQLSVRGRWRNVDTPAGPVPALVPPALAQGWTVSAGRVPALGADTDAIRMELLHKKLEKTP, from the coding sequence ATGAGCGGGCCCCTGGACGGGATCACCGTCCTCGGGCTCGAGCAGGCCATCGCCGCACCGCTGTGCACCCGGCACCTGGCCGATCTGGGTGCCCGCGTGATCAAGATCGAGCAACCCGGGGTCGGGGACTCGACCCGGCACTACGACCAGGCGGTGCGCGGGTTGGCAGCCCATTTCGTGTGGCTCAACCACGGCAAGGAATCGGCGGCGCTGGACCTGACGGCGCCCGCCGATCACGACGTGCTGCACGAGTTGCTCGAACGGGCCGACGTGATCGTCAGCAACCTCGCCCCCGGTGCGCTCGGCCGGCTCGGTCTCGGGGTGGACGCACTGGCCCGGCGGTACCCACGATTGATCATCGTCGACATTTCTGGGTACGGGCGCGGCGGACCACTGGACCACAAGCGGGCCTACGACCTGCTCATCCAGGCCGAGGCCGGGTCCTGCACCATCACCGGCCTGCCCGGGCAACCGGCCAAACCGGGGATTCCGATCGCCGACATCGGCACCGCACTGTATGCGTACTCGGCCATCCTGGCCGCGCTGTACGAGCGGGAGCGGACCGGGCGCGGCGCGGTCATCCCGATCGCGATGCTCGACGTGGTCGCCGAGATGATGGGTTTCGCCCTCAACCAGGTGATCCACGGCGGTGCCGAACCCGAGCCGGTCGGCATGGGCTCGCCGATGGTCGCCCCCTACGGGGCCTATCCGACCGCCGACGGGCGGACCGTGGTGCTCGGCACCACCAGCGACCGGGAATGGCGGCGCTTGGCGGCGGATCTTCTGGGCCGCCCGGATCTGGCCGAGGATCCGCGGTACGCCCGCAACGACGACCGGGTCCGGGAGCGCACCGCACTCGACGCGATCGTCGCCGCCTGGTGCGCGCAGCGCACCCTGGCCGAGATCCAGCAGGCCGCCGATGCGGCCGGGATCGGCAACGCCCGACTCAACGGGGTCCGCGGCCTCGCCGAGCACCCGCAACTGTCTGTCCGCGGCCGGTGGCGCAACGTCGACACCCCGGCCGGCCCGGTCCCTGCCCTGGTGCCGCCCGCCCTCGCACAGGGGTGGACGGTGTCAGCGGGCCGGGTCCCGGCGTTGGGCGCCGACACCGACGCCATCCGAATGGAATTACTACACAAGAAACTGGAGAAGACACCATGA
- a CDS encoding NAD(P)H-dependent flavin oxidoreductase, producing the protein MSPILRTPLCDLLGIDVPIMQAGMGNVAYGRIAAAVSNAGGLGSIGGIDITPAELDEEIKLFRTLSDRPLCVDLGFPANAPKGLDDVQIPELPGPLQTLKKELGENGIEVVPTTDQAISLADNKKKLELSLDHGVEIIACALGTPTWVVEACHAKGAKVMSIVGQAKHARSAIRSGTDLIIVQGTEGGGHTGDVGLITLLAEVLEFSTVPVVAAGGLVKGAQIAACLTLGAQGVWVGTRFLATKESGSEDEFKEAVVEAGYDSTLRSLLFDGLHVRMLRNRFTEVWEGHENELSPYPVQRVLTMPFKYAAMRAHLKSHMSLPSGAGAGMINDLPGAAEVLDRLVEETVDALRVVGKTVEYN; encoded by the coding sequence ATGTCACCCATTTTGAGGACGCCGCTCTGTGACCTGCTGGGCATCGATGTGCCGATCATGCAGGCCGGGATGGGGAACGTCGCCTATGGGCGTATCGCCGCGGCCGTGTCGAATGCCGGCGGTCTGGGATCGATCGGCGGAATCGACATCACGCCAGCGGAACTCGACGAGGAAATCAAGTTGTTCCGCACCCTCAGTGATCGGCCGTTGTGCGTCGATCTCGGCTTTCCCGCGAACGCGCCCAAGGGCCTGGACGACGTACAGATCCCGGAGCTGCCCGGCCCGCTCCAGACACTGAAGAAGGAACTGGGGGAGAACGGGATCGAGGTCGTGCCGACGACCGACCAGGCGATCAGCCTCGCCGACAACAAGAAGAAGCTCGAGCTGTCCCTCGATCACGGTGTCGAGATCATCGCCTGCGCGCTCGGCACTCCCACGTGGGTAGTCGAGGCCTGCCACGCCAAGGGCGCGAAGGTGATGAGCATCGTCGGTCAGGCCAAGCACGCACGCAGCGCCATCCGCAGCGGCACCGACCTCATCATCGTGCAGGGCACCGAGGGCGGCGGTCACACCGGCGATGTCGGCCTGATCACCCTGCTGGCTGAAGTGCTCGAGTTCTCCACGGTGCCCGTCGTGGCGGCCGGTGGGCTGGTGAAGGGCGCGCAGATCGCCGCGTGCCTGACCCTCGGAGCACAGGGAGTGTGGGTCGGTACCCGGTTCCTCGCCACCAAGGAATCCGGATCGGAAGACGAGTTCAAGGAGGCCGTAGTCGAGGCCGGATACGACTCGACGCTGCGCTCGCTGCTGTTCGACGGGCTGCACGTGCGGATGCTGCGCAACCGCTTCACCGAGGTGTGGGAGGGCCACGAGAACGAGCTGTCCCCCTACCCGGTCCAGCGGGTGCTGACGATGCCCTTCAAGTACGCCGCCATGCGCGCTCACCTGAAGTCCCACATGAGCCTGCCGTCGGGAGCAGGCGCCGGAATGATCAACGACCTACCCGGAGCCGCCGAGGTGCTCGACCGGCTCGTCGAGGAGACCGTCGATGCACTGCGCGTCGTCGGCAAGACCGTGGAGTACAACTGA
- a CDS encoding AMP-binding protein, whose translation MTKSQQDDTARYAWVPNQSVVERSRLLAAMGRWGHESVEELNRSAVADPERFWRAVVDDLEITFDAPFEKVRDESDGKPFPRWFTGGHLNIANLCAHRHAVGQLVDKTAVVYEGDNGQRRTLTYAELDREVRRFAANLTQLGVTRGDRVVLFIPAVPEAVVAFLAIAMIGAISVPTFTGYAPDALATRLQDSEAVMLITADGTTRRGKHVPMKDTADQALESAPSVRTVVVLRHIGTDVAMAAGRDVYFDDLDPDPAPVETAATEANDPLTIVYTSGTTGRPKGIVHSHAGFGVKAAVDFAYGFDVHADDVVSWITDLGWLVGPLLMTGPLQLGATIVMIEGLPTYPTADRMWEIVERNGVTVQGIAPTAARALMAGGGGAVREMPTLRSFVSTGEAWDEPTWWWLFQEVGRSRRPIINYSGGTEVGGGIVIGYPFLPTAAAAFNGALPGVDAVVLGEDGAPIVGEVGELAVRNTFPGMTHGFWQDRDRYLETYWKRWDEVWVHGDLASVDAAGVWRIHGRSDDTIKLSGRRVGPAEIEAALLRDPRIGEVAVIGVPDELRGQRAVAFAVVREGGVDLDDLQATALRNAGKSFAPTVHTVATLPKTKNGKIMRRAIRSRFLGEPVGDMSSLDPATPLEDIPLHNMSEKSVEVVQ comes from the coding sequence ATGACCAAGAGTCAGCAGGATGACACCGCACGGTACGCGTGGGTGCCGAACCAGTCGGTAGTCGAGCGCAGCCGGTTGCTGGCGGCGATGGGGCGCTGGGGTCACGAGAGCGTCGAGGAGTTGAACCGGTCGGCGGTTGCCGACCCGGAGCGCTTCTGGCGCGCCGTCGTCGACGATCTGGAGATCACCTTCGACGCACCGTTCGAGAAGGTCCGTGACGAATCCGACGGCAAACCCTTCCCGCGGTGGTTCACCGGTGGGCACCTCAACATCGCGAACCTGTGCGCACACCGGCACGCTGTCGGCCAACTCGTGGACAAGACGGCGGTGGTCTACGAGGGGGATAACGGGCAACGGCGCACGTTGACCTACGCCGAACTCGATCGTGAGGTGCGACGGTTCGCGGCGAACCTGACCCAGCTCGGCGTCACGCGCGGGGATCGGGTGGTGCTGTTCATCCCCGCGGTCCCCGAGGCTGTGGTCGCGTTCCTGGCGATCGCGATGATCGGAGCCATCTCGGTGCCGACCTTCACCGGATACGCACCGGACGCGCTGGCCACCCGGCTGCAGGACTCCGAGGCGGTCATGCTGATCACCGCGGACGGCACAACCCGCCGCGGCAAACACGTACCGATGAAAGACACCGCCGATCAGGCGCTGGAGTCGGCGCCGTCGGTGCGCACCGTGGTCGTCCTCCGCCACATCGGCACGGATGTGGCGATGGCCGCAGGCCGCGATGTCTACTTCGACGACCTGGACCCGGATCCGGCCCCGGTGGAGACGGCGGCGACCGAGGCGAACGACCCGCTCACCATCGTCTACACGTCCGGGACGACGGGTCGCCCGAAGGGGATTGTGCACTCGCACGCGGGTTTCGGGGTGAAGGCCGCGGTGGACTTCGCCTACGGGTTCGATGTCCACGCCGACGACGTCGTTTCCTGGATCACCGACCTCGGCTGGCTGGTCGGTCCACTGTTGATGACCGGGCCTTTGCAACTCGGCGCCACCATCGTCATGATCGAGGGCCTGCCCACCTACCCGACCGCAGACCGGATGTGGGAGATCGTCGAACGCAACGGTGTCACCGTTCAGGGTATCGCCCCGACGGCGGCCCGCGCGTTGATGGCGGGCGGGGGCGGGGCGGTGCGTGAGATGCCCACGCTGCGCTCGTTCGTTTCCACCGGCGAGGCGTGGGACGAGCCCACGTGGTGGTGGCTGTTCCAGGAGGTCGGGCGGTCTCGCCGGCCGATCATCAATTACAGCGGTGGCACCGAGGTCGGCGGCGGCATCGTGATCGGGTACCCGTTCCTGCCCACTGCTGCTGCCGCGTTCAACGGGGCGCTGCCGGGTGTCGATGCTGTCGTGCTCGGGGAGGACGGTGCGCCGATCGTCGGCGAGGTGGGGGAGCTCGCCGTGCGGAACACGTTCCCGGGCATGACCCATGGATTCTGGCAGGACCGTGACCGGTACCTCGAAACGTATTGGAAGCGGTGGGACGAGGTGTGGGTGCATGGTGACCTCGCCAGCGTCGACGCGGCCGGGGTGTGGCGGATCCACGGGCGGTCCGATGACACGATCAAACTGTCGGGTCGTCGGGTGGGTCCGGCGGAGATCGAGGCGGCGCTGCTGCGGGATCCGCGGATCGGAGAGGTCGCGGTCATCGGGGTACCCGACGAGCTGCGTGGTCAGCGTGCCGTCGCGTTCGCCGTGGTGCGCGAGGGTGGTGTCGATCTCGACGATCTGCAGGCCACAGCGCTGCGGAACGCCGGTAAGTCCTTTGCGCCGACCGTCCACACGGTGGCGACGCTGCCGAAGACGAAGAACGGCAAGATCATGCGCCGCGCCATCCGGTCGCGGTTCCTCGGGGAACCGGTGGGGGACATGTCGTCACTCGACCCGGCGACACCGCTCGAAGACATCCCGTTGCACAACATGAGCGAGAAGAGTGTCGAGGTAGTGCAGTGA